A genomic region of Terriglobales bacterium contains the following coding sequences:
- a CDS encoding LacI family DNA-binding transcriptional regulator: protein MPVTLQDIANDLRVSVVTVSKVLRNQGPISAATRKRVLQRAKALGYQTNWTARSLATGRTYTIGLLLPDFTHPFFAEIAKAVAETIRPHDYHLIISYFEEDPELERNEANSLVARQVDGLIIASAQSPGNRDLFENIRKRKIPFVLIDRPIAGVQASFVGVNHEEIGKLATSHLVAQGCRRIAHLRGPALGIAAARLAGYRRTLEKHKLTVPSGYVVEAGYEDSTGYKAMQKLLRKNPIPDGVFCYNDPVAIGAMNAILDAGLGIPRDIAVVGAGNVHYSDVLTVPLTTIDQETRQIGRQSAELLLEQIASKNTVRPKKIWIAPKLVVRKSSQRL, encoded by the coding sequence ATGCCAGTCACTTTGCAGGACATCGCCAATGACCTGAGAGTTTCGGTGGTCACAGTTTCCAAGGTCCTGCGCAATCAGGGCCCGATCAGCGCTGCCACCCGGAAACGGGTACTGCAGCGGGCAAAAGCACTGGGCTACCAGACAAACTGGACTGCTCGCAGCTTGGCCACGGGGCGCACCTACACCATCGGGCTGCTGCTGCCAGACTTCACGCACCCATTTTTTGCTGAAATTGCCAAAGCTGTGGCTGAGACAATCCGTCCGCATGACTATCATTTGATCATTTCGTATTTTGAAGAGGATCCCGAATTGGAAAGAAATGAGGCAAATTCCCTGGTGGCCCGGCAAGTGGATGGATTGATTATCGCGTCGGCCCAGTCCCCCGGGAACCGAGACCTGTTCGAGAATATCCGAAAACGGAAAATTCCTTTTGTTTTGATTGACCGGCCCATTGCCGGCGTCCAGGCCAGCTTTGTCGGCGTCAACCACGAGGAGATCGGCAAACTGGCGACCAGCCACTTAGTAGCGCAGGGCTGCCGCCGGATTGCTCATCTGCGCGGCCCCGCACTGGGCATCGCGGCGGCCCGGCTGGCGGGTTACCGTCGCACGCTGGAAAAACACAAACTGACAGTACCTTCGGGTTACGTCGTCGAAGCCGGTTATGAAGACAGCACTGGATACAAAGCGATGCAGAAGCTGCTGCGAAAAAATCCCATTCCAGATGGCGTCTTCTGTTACAATGATCCCGTTGCCATCGGCGCAATGAACGCAATTCTCGACGCAGGCCTTGGTATTCCGCGGGATATTGCGGTGGTGGGCGCAGGCAATGTTCATTATTCCGATGTTTTGACGGTACCACTCACCACAATCGATCAGGAAACCCGCCAGATAGGAAGGCAGTCTGCCGAACTGCTCCTTGAGCAAATCGCATCGAAAAACACAGTGCGACCGAAGAAAATCTGGATTGCTCCCAAGCTCGTGGTACGCAAGTCGAGCCAACGTCTGTAG
- a CDS encoding ROK family protein, with amino-acid sequence MLQAAAQESIVIGVDVGGTKIAAGLVDRAGKILHKNRIPMVSQAGAASGMAAVISAIDSVSAKTSSDTALRLISGIGICSPGPLDPNAGIVINPPNLPCWRNFPLAAEVSQIYRVPVKLDNDANAAALAETLWGAGRGYRNVFYICIGTGIGTGIVLDGRIYHGRTGAAAEGGHLSIDYRGPRCGCGKRGCIEVLASGPAIAQRARAKLAAEPARGSSILDLADGHIDAVTSEMVGQAYAAGDGLAANVLQETIEFLSLWIGNIVDLLEPEVMIVGGGVATMLRPFFDEIRNRLPGCSVNSRCQEIPLLPACYGADAGIAGGAALSSQALATS; translated from the coding sequence GTGCTTCAGGCTGCAGCGCAAGAAAGCATTGTCATCGGTGTGGATGTTGGTGGCACGAAAATCGCTGCCGGGTTGGTTGACCGCGCTGGAAAAATACTGCATAAGAACCGCATCCCGATGGTTTCGCAGGCTGGAGCTGCCTCTGGCATGGCGGCGGTGATCTCTGCCATCGATTCAGTCTCCGCCAAGACTTCAAGTGATACGGCCCTCAGGTTGATTTCCGGCATTGGGATCTGCTCCCCCGGCCCGCTGGACCCGAATGCAGGCATCGTGATTAATCCTCCCAATTTACCCTGTTGGCGGAATTTTCCGCTGGCGGCTGAAGTCTCACAGATCTACCGGGTCCCTGTGAAGCTCGATAACGACGCCAACGCCGCGGCGCTGGCAGAGACTTTATGGGGTGCCGGCCGTGGCTATCGTAATGTCTTTTATATCTGCATAGGCACGGGCATTGGCACCGGAATTGTGTTGGATGGCCGCATTTATCACGGACGCACCGGCGCGGCCGCCGAAGGTGGCCATCTCAGCATTGATTACCGCGGTCCTCGCTGCGGATGTGGCAAGCGGGGCTGCATCGAGGTTCTCGCATCCGGTCCCGCGATCGCCCAAAGAGCGCGCGCAAAACTTGCTGCAGAGCCGGCCCGCGGCTCGAGCATTCTTGACCTCGCTGACGGGCACATTGACGCCGTCACCAGTGAAATGGTCGGCCAAGCTTACGCCGCCGGTGATGGTCTGGCCGCCAACGTACTGCAAGAGACCATCGAGTTCTTGTCGCTGTGGATCGGCAACATCGTGGACCTGTTGGAACCGGAGGTGATGATCGTGGGTGGCGGTGTAGCCACCATGTTGCGGCCGTTCTTCGACGAGATTCGCAATCGCCTCCCTGGTTGCAGTGTCAATTCGCGCTGTCAGGAGATCCCGCTGCTTCCCGCATGTTACGGGGCGGATGCCGGCATCGCCGGGGGCGCCGCGCTCTCTTCTCAGGCTTTGGCGACGTCATAG
- a CDS encoding NAD(P)/FAD-dependent oxidoreductase: protein MHILRLLDRRINQFIRRSLLGMLAGAIASVFLAFTLGYPRWSILLGVVVGAAYAASLRPTSGAYVDNLMAAGALGVPLWGLLSMIAFPLLSGRMPEWSPEQMQEHFPALVGWVLYGASLGLFTQALSDVAERVLGPEPLPASQAQPVMKRIVILGGGFAGMKTAECLEEQLRANPSASITLVSDTNALLFTPMLAEVAGSTLEPSHISTPLRSGLHRTEFIRGRVTAIDLERRRVVLAGPASDSPAGNLEVAYDHLVLALGSVSNYLGMSNVEKLAFNFKSLLDAIRIRNHVIEMFERADREPEKSQRARLLTFVIAGGGFAGVELAGALNDFARGILADYPNLNPSELNIVLVHARDRILPELSESLAKYAQEKMEVRGVRFRLNVRLSDAQPGVVVLSDGEIHAHTLVWTAGTAPNPLFKSIPFETDKRGAVKVDSTLAVPGHKCVWALGDCAAVADAKTGKRCPPTAQFAIREAGTVAGNIASQLSGKSAKNFHFDSLGALCVVGHQTACAELTVPFTRTKSIRFSGLLAWLMWRGIYLAKLPGLERKIRVLMDWTIELFFPRDIVQTIDLQ from the coding sequence ATGCACATCTTGCGACTCTTGGACAGGCGAATCAACCAATTCATCCGGCGAAGCCTGCTAGGAATGCTGGCGGGAGCAATTGCCAGCGTGTTTCTGGCATTCACGCTTGGCTATCCACGATGGAGCATCCTGTTGGGCGTCGTAGTAGGTGCGGCATATGCCGCGAGTTTACGTCCCACATCTGGCGCCTATGTAGATAACCTCATGGCAGCCGGTGCGCTCGGCGTGCCGCTCTGGGGGTTGCTCAGCATGATCGCGTTCCCATTGCTTTCCGGTCGGATGCCGGAGTGGAGCCCGGAGCAGATGCAAGAACATTTTCCAGCTCTTGTCGGCTGGGTGCTGTACGGCGCGTCGCTTGGCCTCTTCACCCAGGCTTTGAGCGACGTGGCTGAGCGCGTGCTCGGCCCAGAGCCCTTACCTGCGTCGCAGGCTCAGCCGGTGATGAAGCGGATCGTTATCCTGGGCGGTGGATTCGCCGGCATGAAGACGGCGGAGTGTTTGGAAGAGCAACTCCGTGCCAACCCTTCGGCTTCCATCACACTGGTGAGCGACACGAACGCGCTTCTCTTTACCCCCATGCTCGCTGAGGTGGCCGGGAGCACTCTTGAACCAAGCCACATCAGCACGCCTTTGCGCAGCGGCCTGCACCGCACGGAATTCATCCGGGGCCGCGTAACTGCGATTGATCTTGAACGTCGCCGAGTGGTCCTGGCGGGGCCGGCTTCCGATTCTCCAGCGGGAAATCTCGAAGTAGCGTACGACCATCTTGTCCTGGCGCTTGGCTCGGTCTCGAACTATTTGGGAATGTCGAACGTCGAGAAGCTGGCCTTCAACTTTAAGAGCCTGCTCGACGCCATACGCATCCGCAATCACGTTATCGAGATGTTCGAGCGGGCCGATCGCGAGCCCGAGAAATCGCAGCGGGCTCGTCTGCTCACCTTCGTAATCGCCGGCGGCGGATTCGCAGGCGTCGAACTTGCCGGAGCCCTCAACGACTTCGCCCGCGGGATTTTGGCCGATTATCCCAACCTGAATCCAAGCGAGTTGAACATTGTGCTGGTACATGCACGGGACCGAATCTTGCCGGAACTGAGTGAGTCGCTGGCAAAATACGCACAGGAAAAGATGGAAGTGCGGGGTGTAAGATTTCGCTTGAATGTCCGTCTGAGTGACGCTCAGCCTGGCGTAGTGGTCCTCAGTGACGGAGAGATTCACGCCCACACCCTGGTATGGACAGCCGGGACGGCCCCCAATCCACTGTTCAAGTCGATCCCATTCGAGACGGATAAGCGTGGGGCTGTCAAAGTTGATTCTACGCTGGCAGTTCCAGGTCACAAGTGTGTGTGGGCCCTTGGCGATTGCGCCGCGGTCGCCGATGCGAAAACCGGCAAACGATGTCCTCCGACCGCACAGTTTGCCATCAGGGAAGCAGGTACTGTAGCTGGAAATATCGCCAGTCAATTGAGTGGAAAGTCTGCAAAGAATTTTCATTTTGATTCACTTGGAGCATTGTGCGTCGTCGGCCATCAGACGGCCTGCGCGGAGTTGACGGTCCCGTTTACCCGGACCAAATCAATTCGTTTCTCGGGACTGCTGGCGTGGCTGATGTGGCGAGGAATCTATCTCGCGAAGCTGCCGGGGCTGGAGCGGAAGATTCGAGTGCTGATGGATTGGACAATCGAGCTTTTCTTTCCCCGAGACATCGTCCAGACAATAGATTTGCAGTAG